The following coding sequences lie in one Glycine max cultivar Williams 82 chromosome 19, Glycine_max_v4.0, whole genome shotgun sequence genomic window:
- the LOC100788799 gene encoding NAC domain-containing protein 2 → MFMDKDANSEIQLPPGFRFHPSDEELIVHYLRNKVTSSPLPASFIAEIDLYKYNPWELPSKALFGEDEWYFFTPRDRKYPNGVRPNRAAASGYWKATGTDKPIFTSCGMKSIAVKKALVFYKGRPPKGSKTDWIMHEYRLHDSTISNSKQGGTMRLDEWVLCRVRQKTISPRSLWEDSNEPIYEPTSYFQQMSEKSNPEPVKNSLHSEYPMLPYILASKSALPNSIDMASSSSFGCNDDVKAYASLHDGNLNNIIIGAQFIAPVAEDLFNPLKRRNIEENELDLYAPLNKKLNEEVDVGKQILEKDVNKGYNFNNFDQWTSIIQPQEFNSLAFTKYA, encoded by the exons ATGTTCATGGACAAAGATGCTAATTCAGAAATCCAACTCCCTCCTGGATTTAGATTCCACCCTTCTGATGAGGAGCTAATTGTTCACTATCTGAGAAACAAAGTGACATCATCACCCCTTCCTGCTTCATTCATAGCAGAAATAGATCTTTACAAGTATAATCCATGGGAGCTCCCAA GCAAAGCTTTGTTTGGGGAGGATGAGTGGTATTTCTTTACTCCTAGAGACAGGAAGTATCCCAATGGAGTGAGGCCTAATAGAGCAGCTGCTTCTGGTTATTGGAAAGCTACTGGGACTGACAAACCCATTTTCACTTCCTGTGGGATGAAGAGCATTGCTGTGAAGAAGGCACTCGTGTTCTACAAGGGTCGTCCACCAAAGGGATCGAAAACCGActggatcatgcatgagtataGATTGCATGATTCCACGATCTCCAATTCAAAGCAAGGAGGGACCATGAGA CTGGATGAGTGGGTGCTGTGCCGGGTTCGACAAAAGACTATCAGCCCAAGAAGCCTTTGGGAAGACTCAAATGAACCCATTTATGAACCAACAAGCTACTTTCAACAAATGAGCGAGAAATCAAATCCTGAACCAGTCAAAAACTCTCTGCATAGTGAATATCCAATGTTGCCTTATATTCTGGCTTCTAAGAGTGCTCTGCCTAATTCTATTGACATGGCCTCAAGCTCGAGCTTTGGCTGTAATGATGATGTGAAAGCATATGCTTCATTGCATGATGGcaacttaaataatataataataggaGCACAGTTCATAGCACCTGTAGCTGAGGACTTGTTTAATCCTCTGAAGAGAAGAAACATTGAAGAGAACGAGTTGGACTTGTATGCTCCCCTCAATAAAAAACTAAACGAAGAAGTTGATGTTGGGAAGCAAATACTTGAGAAAGATGTCAACAAAGGCTACAATTTCAATAACTTTGACCAGTGGACTTCCATCATACAACCCCAAGAGTTTAATAGCTTGGCCTTTACGAAATATGCATGA